In a genomic window of Phragmites australis chromosome 14, lpPhrAust1.1, whole genome shotgun sequence:
- the LOC133891103 gene encoding transcription factor bHLH130-like — MYNSPVSNDLNLPVQPGMSSSGLLRYRSAPSTLLGEVCEDFLPAEPRAASPDAGADNVFSRFLADHQIRDKPSSPPPPAPATVQFPNEATMASQQQQMMFHSQQQQSGLYRTVSSGAEAAAAAAGVGTLIRQSSSPAGFLNHLNMDNGYGGFLRAGMGMGFRNGTAAADSAAGGGSGLKGQLSFSSRQSSLMSQISEMGSEELGGSSPEAAGGDRGYIPGYPMGSGWEDSSSLMSENLSGMKRPRDSSEPDQNHLAHQFSLPKTSSEMAVIEKFLQFQDAVPCKIRAKRGCATHPRSIAERVRRTKISERIRKLQELVPNMDKQTNTSDMLDLAVDYIKELQKQVKVLNESRANCTCSASKNQDSG, encoded by the exons ATGTACAACTCGCCGGTATCCAATGATCTAAACCTTCCGGTGCAGCCGGGGATGAGCTCGTCTGGGTTGCTGAGGTACAGATCTGCGCCGAGCACACTGCTCGGCGAGGTCTGCGAGGACTTCCTCCCGGCCGAGCCCCGCGCCGCTAGCCCCGACGCCGGCGCCGACAACGTTTTCTCCAGGTTCTTGGCCGACCACCAAATCCGGGACAAGCCgtcgtcgccaccgccgcctgccCCCGCCACGGTCCAGTTCCCGAATGAAGCCACCATGGCCTCCCAGCAGCAGCAAATGATGTTCCActcccagcagcagcagtccggGCTCTACCGCACGGTCAGCTCCGGCgcggaggccgccgccgccgccgccggcgttgGCACTCTGATTCGGCAGAGCAGCTCCCCCGCCGGATTCCTCAATCATTTGAACATGGACAACG GATACGGGGGCTTCCTGAGGGCGGGCATGGGCATGGGCTTCAGGAACGGCACTGCCGCGGCCGATTCCGCCGCAGGCGGCGGGAGCGGGCTGAAGGGGCAGCTCAGCTTCTCATCACGGCAGAGTTCGCTGATGTCACAGATCTCGGAGATGGGCAGCGAAGAACTCGGAGGGAGCAGCCCCGAGGCTGCCGGTGGCGACAGGGGGTACATCCCCGGGTACCCGATGGGTTCTGGGTGGGAGGACTCGTCGTCGCTCATGTCGGAGAACTTGTCCGGGATGAAACGCCCTCGGGACTCGTCGGAGCCTGACCAG AACCACCTTGCGCACCAGTTCAGCCTGCCGAAGACGTCGTCGGAGATGGCAGTTATCGAGAAGTTCCTCCAGTTCCAGGACGCTGTGCCTTGCAAGATCCGCGCCAAACGGGGATGCGCCACGCACCCCCGCAGTATCGCCGAGCGG GTGAGGAGAACAAAGATCAGCGAACGAATCCGAAAGCTGCAAGAACTCGTCCCAAACATGGACAAG CAAACCAACACTTCTGACATGCTGGATTTGGCTGTCGACTACATCAAGGAACTCCAGAAGCAGGTTAAG GTGTTAAATGAGAGCCGCGCAAATTGCACCTGCTCAGCGAGCAAGAATCAGGACTCGGGTTGA